From Erigeron canadensis isolate Cc75 chromosome 8, C_canadensis_v1, whole genome shotgun sequence, one genomic window encodes:
- the LOC122611076 gene encoding mitogen-activated protein kinase homolog NTF3-like, with amino-acid sequence MATPVEPPNGVRTEGKHYFTMWQALFEIDTKYVPIKPIGRGAYGIVCSSVNRETNEKVAIKKIHNAFDNRIDAMRTLRELKLLRHLRHENVIALKDVMVPINRRSFKDVYLVYELMDTDLHQIIKSSQALTNDHCQYFLFQLLRGLKYLHSANILHRDLKPGNLLINANCDLKICDFGLARTRSGTDQFMTEYVVTRWYRAPELLLCCDNYGTSIDVWSVGCIFAELLGRKPLFPGTECLNQLRLIINILGSQREEEIEFIDNPKARKFIKSLPFSQGTSFSRLYPHAHPLAADLLQKMLVFDPSKRISVTEALHHPYMSSLYDPRCDPPVHGPLDMDIDEELGEDMIREMMWKEMLHYHPEAVTTANA; translated from the exons ATGGCAACACCGGTAGAACCACCAAATGGTGTTAGAACGGAAGGGAAGCATTACTTTACTATGTGGCAGGCATTGTTTGAAATCGATACAAAATATGTTCCTATCAAGCCTATTGGAAGAGGTGCATATGGTATTGTGTGTTCTTCTGTTAACCGTGAAACTAATGAAAAGGTTGCGATTAAGAAGATACATAACGCCTTTGATAATCGAATTGATGCTATGAGAACTTTACGTGAACTTAAGCTTCTTCGTCATCTTAGACATGAAAATGTTATTGCTTTAAAAGATGTCATGGTGCCGATCAATAGAAGAAGTTTTAAAGATGTCTATTTGGTTTATGAGCTTATGGATACGGATTTGCATCAGATTATTAAGTCATCTCAGGCTCTTACAAATGATCACTGCCAATATTTCCTCTTTCAG TTGTTGCGAGGCTTAAAGTATCTCCACTCGGCAAACATTCTCCACCGTGACTTGAAGCCTGGGAATTTACTCATTAATGCAAATTGTGACCTAAAAATATGTGACTTTGGGCTTGCAAGAACCCGAAGTGGTACAGATCAGTTCATGACTGAGTATGTAGTTACTCGTTGGTACCGAGCCCCAGAGCTCCTCCTATGCTGTGACAACTATGGCACCTCAATTGACGTTTGGTCAGTTGGGTGCATCTTTGCTGAGCTTCTCGGAAGAAAACCGTTGTTTCCGGGTACAGAATGTCTCAACCAATTGAGATTAATTATCAACATTCTTGGCAGTCAAAGAGAAGAGGAGATTGAATTTATTGATAACCCCAAAGCAAGAAAGTTTATAAAGTCTCTTCCTTTTTCACAAGGGACTTCATTTTCTAGACTTTACCCTCATGCTCATCCATTAGCGGCTGATTTATTGCAAAAGATGCTTGTCTTTGATCCTTCAAAGAGAATTAGTGTAACGGAAGCACTTCATCATCCGTACATGTCTTCACTTTATGACCCGAGATGTGATCCTCCTGTTCATGGTCCACTGGATATGGATATAGACGAGGAACTAGGTGAAGATATGATAAGAGAAATGATGTGGAAGGAGATGCTTCATTATCATCCTGAAGCTGTTACTACTGCCAATGCGTAG